A portion of the Corynebacterium occultum genome contains these proteins:
- the eccB gene encoding type VII secretion protein EccB, with amino-acid sequence MSEVLLPTTRAQVSGHRFLRRRVEHALVLGDLRMIHDPLARRQRALLFGVVAMVMIGLGAGLLALVRPAADPGQAAILRADSGALFVRVEERLHPVHNLASARLVAGEAADPAKISDEVLLSHQLGAPVGLIDAPAVLPAAPPGEVGWAVCEDVSAQRLGVVAGVRPENLGEEEAVLVESSGASYLLNTEGRFRLPDPDSREGRVIRRALGITSDTPRWEPRPEVLEVAVAGPDFAVPAEARRVLLAAELAWLETPSGLVQLSEVQSRILGDLGTPVEEVPRELVADHPDAPDPPPLNLPERRYTWVDPAAGPLCLSGERGHPGRLAELPGAVELPGVSVAQFYAGPVTGTLAVDTGSGYRVVSESGLVHPVPDPEVFGVLGLSPEQVSAPWPILKLLPQGTVLDPVAARRIQFPGPSAEGVGES; translated from the coding sequence ATGTCGGAGGTGTTGCTGCCCACCACTCGGGCGCAGGTGTCGGGTCACCGTTTCCTCAGGCGTCGGGTGGAGCATGCCCTGGTGTTGGGGGATCTGCGGATGATCCATGACCCCCTGGCCCGACGGCAGCGTGCCCTGCTCTTCGGGGTGGTGGCGATGGTGATGATCGGCCTGGGGGCGGGACTGTTGGCATTGGTGCGCCCAGCTGCGGACCCAGGGCAGGCGGCGATCCTGCGGGCTGATTCCGGGGCGTTGTTCGTGCGGGTGGAGGAGCGGCTTCATCCGGTGCACAATCTCGCCTCTGCCCGCCTGGTGGCGGGGGAGGCCGCCGACCCGGCGAAAATCTCTGATGAGGTGCTGCTCAGCCACCAGTTGGGTGCCCCGGTGGGGCTTATCGACGCCCCTGCGGTCCTCCCCGCCGCTCCTCCCGGGGAGGTGGGCTGGGCGGTCTGCGAGGACGTGTCCGCCCAGCGACTCGGGGTGGTGGCCGGAGTGCGGCCTGAGAACCTGGGTGAGGAGGAGGCGGTGCTGGTGGAGAGTTCCGGGGCCAGCTATCTGCTGAACACCGAGGGCAGGTTCCGGTTGCCGGATCCGGATTCCCGGGAGGGCCGGGTGATCCGCCGGGCCCTGGGGATCACCAGCGACACCCCACGCTGGGAACCCCGGCCGGAGGTCCTGGAGGTGGCGGTTGCGGGACCCGACTTCGCCGTTCCGGCGGAGGCCCGCAGGGTGCTGTTGGCGGCGGAGCTGGCCTGGTTGGAAACTCCGTCGGGTCTGGTGCAGCTGAGTGAGGTGCAGTCCCGGATCCTGGGTGATCTGGGGACCCCGGTGGAGGAGGTGCCCCGGGAGTTGGTGGCGGATCATCCGGATGCCCCGGACCCACCGCCCCTGAACCTCCCGGAACGGCGGTACACCTGGGTTGATCCGGCGGCGGGCCCCTTGTGTCTGAGCGGGGAGAGAGGGCATCCCGGCAGGTTGGCGGAACTACCGGGGGCAGTGGAGCTCCCCGGGGTCTCGGTGGCGCAGTTCTATGCGGGGCCGGTGACGGGGACCCTCGCGGTGGACACCGGCTCGGGATACCGGGTGGTGTCCGAGAGCGGGTTGGTGCACCCCGTTCCTGACCCGGAGGTGTTCGGGGTGTTGGGGTTGTCCCCGGAGCAGGTGTCCGCGCCCTGGCCGATCCTGAAGTTATTGCCGCAGGGGACGGTGTTGGATCCGGTGGCGGCCCGCCGAATTCAGTTTCCCGGACCTTCCGCGGAGGGGGTGGGGGAGTCTTGA
- a CDS encoding FAD-binding oxidoreductase → MSFLDTALAVAGRATNLIKPGRGLDAVRVQPVGWYRHEQAVKTLLESFAAVPAGERVRLAKKTSNLFRGRQNSQVPGLDVAQLGGVIEVDPLTRTAQVQGMCTYEDLVDATLPYGLMPFVVPQLKTITLGGAVTGMGVESSSFRNGLPHESVLEMDVLTGTGEILNCSATHNPDLFRAFPNSYGSLGYAVRLKIELEEVKPVVALRHVRFHDLESMSRTLAEVAISREYEGERVDYLDGVSFSPGESYLVLGRQTDEPGPVSDYSRDLIYYRSLQHPEGILRDRLNIRDYIWRWDIDWFWCSRAFGAQHPVIRQLWPRHLLRSSFYWKLIGLDRKYDIADRINARQGEAARERVVQDVEVTVDKVPEFLEWFFGASDIEPVWLCPIRLRSGVADLTAEGELLQSEQALRDGAGEHPWPLYPLSADTTWINLGFWSSVPVDQLGQDAGEGAFNKLIESRVAELGGHKSLYSEAFYTPEQFEALYGGKIPALLKEKFDPAGRFPGLYEKTVRGA, encoded by the coding sequence ATGAGCTTCCTTGACACCGCCCTGGCTGTGGCCGGGCGCGCGACAAACCTGATTAAACCGGGGCGTGGACTCGATGCGGTTCGGGTCCAGCCGGTGGGCTGGTACCGCCATGAGCAGGCGGTCAAGACACTGCTGGAAAGTTTTGCGGCGGTGCCGGCCGGGGAGCGGGTGAGACTGGCGAAAAAGACCTCCAACCTCTTCCGGGGCCGGCAGAATAGCCAGGTCCCCGGCCTGGATGTGGCCCAGTTGGGTGGGGTGATCGAGGTTGATCCGCTCACCCGTACCGCCCAGGTGCAGGGGATGTGCACCTATGAGGACCTGGTGGATGCCACCCTGCCCTATGGCCTGATGCCTTTTGTGGTGCCGCAGCTGAAGACCATCACCTTGGGGGGTGCGGTCACCGGCATGGGGGTGGAGTCCAGTAGTTTCCGCAATGGCCTGCCCCATGAGTCGGTCCTGGAGATGGATGTGCTCACCGGTACCGGGGAGATCCTGAACTGCTCGGCCACCCACAACCCGGATCTCTTCCGTGCTTTCCCGAACTCCTACGGTTCCCTGGGTTATGCGGTGCGGTTGAAGATCGAGCTGGAGGAGGTCAAACCTGTCGTGGCGCTACGCCATGTGCGCTTCCACGATCTGGAATCCATGTCCCGGACCCTGGCGGAGGTCGCCATCTCGCGGGAATACGAAGGGGAGCGGGTTGACTATCTGGATGGTGTCTCCTTCAGCCCCGGTGAGTCCTATCTGGTGCTGGGGCGGCAGACCGATGAGCCCGGCCCGGTCAGTGACTACAGCCGGGACCTGATCTACTACCGCTCCCTCCAGCACCCCGAGGGCATTCTCCGGGACCGGTTGAATATCCGGGACTATATCTGGCGCTGGGACATCGACTGGTTCTGGTGCTCCCGGGCTTTCGGCGCCCAGCACCCCGTGATCCGTCAGCTCTGGCCCCGCCACCTGCTGCGCTCCAGTTTCTACTGGAAGCTGATCGGGTTGGACCGGAAATATGATATCGCCGACCGGATCAACGCCCGGCAGGGGGAAGCCGCCCGGGAACGGGTGGTCCAGGACGTTGAGGTCACCGTGGACAAGGTGCCGGAGTTCTTGGAATGGTTCTTCGGGGCCAGCGATATTGAACCGGTGTGGCTGTGCCCGATCCGGCTGCGTTCCGGGGTGGCTGATCTCACCGCGGAGGGGGAACTGCTGCAGAGTGAGCAGGCGCTGCGTGATGGGGCGGGGGAGCATCCCTGGCCGCTGTACCCCTTGAGTGCCGACACCACCTGGATCAACCTTGGTTTCTGGTCCTCGGTGCCCGTGGATCAGTTGGGCCAGGATGCGGGGGAGGGGGCCTTCAATAAACTCATCGAGTCCCGCGTTGCCGAGTTGGGTGGCCACAAGTCCCTTTATTCGGAGGCCTTCTACACCCCGGAACAGTTCGAGGCGCTTTACGGGGGGAAGATCCCCGCCCTGCTGAAGGAGAAATTTGACCCGGCGGGCCGTTTCCCGGGGCTCTACGAAAAAACCGTGCGGGGTGCCTAG